A section of the Candidatus Sysuiplasma acidicola genome encodes:
- a CDS encoding PIN domain-containing protein, with protein sequence MTSVVIDSNVIIAGILTKNRRSPNRRLYDLVVSDLITAYTCDALRGEIERVFQNDGNIIERAKQINNRMAEVLRILGSLQEPYVRSKLNAIFEHMNTVSTAHLTVDEGILKSLGNDWYLISIALARKVDYIVTWENAVIAMVNSKYAHEGFKAVTPTDFLAKESQW encoded by the coding sequence TTGACTTCCGTCGTAATTGATTCAAATGTAATCATCGCGGGAATTCTCACCAAGAATAGGAGAAGTCCAAATAGACGACTGTACGACCTGGTGGTAAGCGACTTAATAACCGCTTACACTTGTGACGCACTGAGAGGGGAAATTGAACGCGTATTCCAGAATGATGGCAACATCATCGAAAGAGCCAAACAAATCAACAATAGAATGGCAGAGGTGCTCAGGATACTCGGCAGTCTGCAAGAACCTTATGTTCGAAGCAAACTCAATGCTATTTTCGAACATATGAATACCGTCAGTACCGCACACCTCACAGTCGATGAAGGGATCCTGAAAAGCTTGGGAAACGATTGGTACCTGATATCAATTGCTCTCGCAAGAAAAGTAGACTATATTGTAACTTGGGAAAACGCAGTAATAGCCATGGTAAATAGCAAGTATGCCCATGAGGGATTTAAGGCAGTAACGCCAACAGATTTTCTCGCAAAGGAATCTCAATGGTAA